Below is a genomic region from Sulfitobacter sp. OXR-159.
AGAGCAGAGCGGATCGGTCGGCCCCGGCACGGGCTGGCAGCCGCAGTATCTGGCCGCGCGGATTGCGGGCCAAGTGATCGCCGTGGCGCCGATGTATGCCAAATCGCACAGCCAAGGCGAATATATCTTCGACCACAATTGGGCCCATGCCTATGAGCGCGCGGGCGGGCGGTATTACCCCAAACTGCAGATCGCCGTGCCCCACACCCCCGCCACCGGGCGGCGCTTTTTGGTGCGGCCCGGGTTTGAAGAGGCGGGCACCGCCGCGCTGGTTCAAGGCGCGGTGCAGCTGACCGATAATAACGCGCTGTCGTCGCTCCATGTGACCTTTTGCACCGAGCAGGAGGTCGCCCGGGCCGAAGCACTGGGCCTGATGAGCCGCAAAAGCCAGCAGTTTCACTGGCGCAACCGCGACTATGCGGATTTCGACGGTTTCCTCGCCAGCCTGTCTTCGCGCAAGCGCAAGAACATCCGCAAAGAACGCGCACAGGCGCAGGATTTTGGCGGCACGATCCACACCTTCACTGGCGATCAGATCGAACCCGAACATTGGGATGCCTTTTGGCAGTTCTACCAAGACACCGGCGCGCGGAAATGGGGTTCGCCTTACCTCACGCGGGAATTCTTTGACCACGCGCAAGAAAACCTGCGCGACGATATCGCGCTGGTGCTGGCCGAACGTGACGGGCGTTGGGTTGCCGGGGCGCTGAACTTCATCGGGCGCGAGACGCTCTTTGGCCGCTACTGGGGCTGTACCGAACACCACCCCTTTCTGCATTTCGAACTGTGCTATTATCGCGCCATGGATTTCGCCATCGCCCATGGGCTTTCCCGTGTAGAGGCGGGCGCGCAGGGCGAACACAAGCTCGCGCGCGGCTATCTGCCGTCCCCCACATGGTCGCTGCATTGGATGCGCGATCCGGGCTTTGCCTCTGCCGTGGGGGAGTATCTGCAGGCCGCACGCGACGCCGTGGACGAAGAGATCAGCGTGCTGACCGACTACGGCCCCTTCAAAAAGACGACGATCGAGGAACAAGAATGACCGAGAGATTAAGCATCGAGACCCGCAAGACGCTGCTGCAACCGCTGTTCAATACCGGCTGGGAAATGGTCGAAAGCCGGGATGCGATCCACAAGACGTTCAAGTTCAAGGATTTCGCCGACGCCTTTGGCTGGATGACAAGGGTGGCTATTTGGGCGGAAAAGTGGAATCACCATCCCGAATGGAGCAATGTTTACAACCGCGTGGAGGTGACGTTGATCACCCATGACGTGGATGGGCTAAGCTCGCTCGACGCGAAATTGGCGCGCAAGATGGATGGTCTCTTTGGGGCCGGGAAAGACTGACGGAGAGACCGGATGCAAGATTTGTTTGAAACGGAACTGTGGCAGGGCAAGACGATTGCCGATCTGCTGACGCTGGAGTTCCTTGCCAGCGCGGCAGGCTCGGTGATCGGCGCGATTGTGATCCTGTTGCTGGGGTGGGTCATCTCAAGTTGGCTGCAACACCGTGTCGAAAACCTTGGCAAGCGGAACAAGCACCTCGACGAGATGCTGTTCGAATTTCTGGCTTCCATCGTGCGTTATGTGGTGCTGGGCTTTACCGTTTTGTTCGTGCTCAACACTTTCGGGGTCAAGACGACTTCGGTCGTGGCGGTTATCGGTGCGGCGGGTCTGGCGATTGGTCTGGCCCTGCAGGGCACCCTGTCGAACGTGGCCGCCGGGGTCATGCTTATCCTCTTTCGTCCGATCAAGATCGGCGATTTCGTGGTGATCGCGGGCGAGATGGGCACGGTCAAACAGATCAACCTGAACTATACGGTGCTGGCCGACCTCAGCAATGTGCAGGTCATCGTGCCGAACTCTGAGGTTTGGGGCAATGTCATCACCAACTATTCCGTCAACCCGACCCGCCGTGCGGAATGGACCTTTGGCGTGGGCTATGGCGCGAACCTCAAGACCGCCGAAGAGATCATTCGCAGCACGATCATGGCGGATGAACGCGCCCATGCCGATCCTGAGCCCTTCATTCAGGTGAACAATCTCAACGACAGTTCGGTCGATTTCCTTGTGCGGGTCTGGTGCAGCGCGGGGGATTATTTTGCCTTCAAGGCCGATATGACCCGCAAGGTCAAAGAGGCGTTGGATGAAGGCGGGGTGGATATTCCGTTCCCCACACGCACCATCGTGCAGGCTGCGGAATAGGCCTTCGCGTCTGTGGCCCTTCGCGGGGCACCCCTATCAGCAAAACGCCCGGCCAATCTGGCCGGGCGTTCGCATTTTACATATTGTCCAGCAGTGCTTCGCCGCCGGAAATCTCGCAGGTGCCGGGGCTTTCCTCGGGCTGCCACAGTGTCACCTTGCCGTCTTCGACGAGCATCGCATAGCGTTTGGACCGGCCGACCAGCCCGGCACCTTCGGCGTCGAACTCCATGCCGATGGCGCGGGTGAATGCGCTGCTGGCGTCGGCCAACATGGTGATTCCGGCCTCACTCGCGCCGGTCGCTTCGCCCCAAGCTTTCATCACGAAAGGGTCGTTGCAGGAGACGCAGATCACCTCATCCACGCCTTTGGCGTCGAACTGATCTTTGGTGCGCACGAAGCTCGGCACATGGGCAGAGTGGCAGGTGGGCGTGAACGCACCCGGCACGGCAAAGATCACCACTTTGCGGCCCTTGAGCTTGTCGGCCATCTGCACCGGCTCGGGCCCATCCGCGCCCATCTGAACCAGTTTCGCGTCCGGCAGCGTCGAACCTTGAGAAATCGTCATGGGATAGCCTCTCCTGTCATTGCGGTTGTCTTGGGGCCAGATATAGGCTTTGACCGCGACTGAGACCAGATCAATCGGAGGGTGGCAAATGCAGCATGTGGTGGTGATCGGAGCCGGGCAGGCGGGGGCCTCTTGCGTGGCCAAACTGCGCAATGGCGGGTTTGAGGGCAAGATCACCCTGATCGGGGCCGAGCCTTGCCCGCCCTACCAACGGCCACCGCTGTCCAAAGGGTATCTGCTGGGCGATATGACACTGGAGCGGCTGTTTCTGCGGCCCGAGGCTTTCTATGCCGACCAAGGGATCGCGCTCAAGACCGATTGCCGCGTTACCGCGATTGACCCTGAAACGCGCGTTCTTGCCACCACTGTCGGGCAGATCGCCTATGACGAACTGGTGCTCGCTACCGGCTCCCTCCCGCGTCGGCTACCGGCGGCGATTGGCGGCGATCTGGTAGGCGTCTTTACCGTGCGCGATCTGGCGGATGTGGATGCCATGGCGCCGCGTTTCTCAAAGGGCGCGAAGGTTCTGATCGTCGGCGGTGGCTACATCGGGCTGGAAGCCGCGGCCGTCGCGGCCAAGCTGGGGCTTGAGGTCACGCTGGTGGAAATGGCCGACCGCATCCTGCAGCGCGTCGCAGCGCCCGAGACCAGTGATTATTTCCGCGCCCTGCATGAAGGCCACGGTGTTACGCTGCGCGAAGGCGTGGGGCTGGAGCGGCTGTTGGGCGAAGGCCACGTCACCGGCGCACGGCTGAGCGATGGGACAGAGATTGCCGCCGATTTCGTCATCACCGGCGTGGGCATCGAGCCCGACATCGCGCTGGCCAAGGCAGCAGGGATCGAGATCGACAACGGCATCAAGGTCGACGCACAGGGCCGCACGAGTGTGCCGGGCATCTGGGCGGCGGGGGATTGCACCTCTTTCCCCTATCGCGGCGGGCGTATCCGGTTGGAAAGCGTGCCCAATGCCATCGATCAGGCCGAGGTGGTCGCTGAAAACATCCTCGGCGCGGGTAAGGAATACATTGCCAAACCGTGGTTCTGGTCGGACCAATATGACGTGAAGCTGCAAATCGCCGGGCTGAACGCAGGCTATGACCGCGTGGTCACCCGCCTTGGCGAAGGCAGCGCCTCGTTCTGGTACTACCTTGGCGAAACGTTGCTGGCCGTCGATGCCGCGAACGATCCGCGCGGCTATATGGTGGGCAAACGGCTGATCGAAGCGGGAAAATCGCCAGACCCGGCTTTGGTCGCGGACTCTCAGACAGACCTAAAGGCATTGCTGAAACCATGAGGATTATCGCTGGGAAATACCGTGGCCGACCGCTTGCCGCGCTTGGCAAGGGCGACGCCGGGGCGCATCTGCGACCGACCTCCGACCGGGTGCGCGAGAGCCTTTTTTCGATGTTGACCCATCACGATGTGATCGAGGGCGCGCGGGTGTTGGACCTGTTCGCAGGCACCGGCGCGCTTGGGTTCGAGGCCCTGTCGCGCGGTGCTGTGTCGGTCTGCTTTGTTGAGAATGGCCGGACAGGTCAGCAGTTGATCGGGGAGAACATGCGCAAACTAGAGGCAGAGGCGGAAACGCGGCTGCTGCGCAATGACGCGACGCGGCTGGGGCCATGCACGCAGGACCCTCTCGATCTGGTCTTCCTTGACCC
It encodes:
- a CDS encoding GNAT family N-acetyltransferase, which gives rise to MNAQEIEITVVPELAQIGQKDWNACACPEAAGGGRPRDPFTTYRFLSALEQSGSVGPGTGWQPQYLAARIAGQVIAVAPMYAKSHSQGEYIFDHNWAHAYERAGGRYYPKLQIAVPHTPATGRRFLVRPGFEEAGTAALVQGAVQLTDNNALSSLHVTFCTEQEVARAEALGLMSRKSQQFHWRNRDYADFDGFLASLSSRKRKNIRKERAQAQDFGGTIHTFTGDQIEPEHWDAFWQFYQDTGARKWGSPYLTREFFDHAQENLRDDIALVLAERDGRWVAGALNFIGRETLFGRYWGCTEHHPFLHFELCYYRAMDFAIAHGLSRVEAGAQGEHKLARGYLPSPTWSLHWMRDPGFASAVGEYLQAARDAVDEEISVLTDYGPFKKTTIEEQE
- a CDS encoding peroxiredoxin, which encodes MTISQGSTLPDAKLVQMGADGPEPVQMADKLKGRKVVIFAVPGAFTPTCHSAHVPSFVRTKDQFDAKGVDEVICVSCNDPFVMKAWGEATGASEAGITMLADASSAFTRAIGMEFDAEGAGLVGRSKRYAMLVEDGKVTLWQPEESPGTCEISGGEALLDNM
- a CDS encoding mechanosensitive ion channel family protein: MQDLFETELWQGKTIADLLTLEFLASAAGSVIGAIVILLLGWVISSWLQHRVENLGKRNKHLDEMLFEFLASIVRYVVLGFTVLFVLNTFGVKTTSVVAVIGAAGLAIGLALQGTLSNVAAGVMLILFRPIKIGDFVVIAGEMGTVKQINLNYTVLADLSNVQVIVPNSEVWGNVITNYSVNPTRRAEWTFGVGYGANLKTAEEIIRSTIMADERAHADPEPFIQVNNLNDSSVDFLVRVWCSAGDYFAFKADMTRKVKEALDEGGVDIPFPTRTIVQAAE
- the rsmD gene encoding 16S rRNA (guanine(966)-N(2))-methyltransferase RsmD, giving the protein MRIIAGKYRGRPLAALGKGDAGAHLRPTSDRVRESLFSMLTHHDVIEGARVLDLFAGTGALGFEALSRGAVSVCFVENGRTGQQLIGENMRKLEAEAETRLLRNDATRLGPCTQDPLDLVFLDPPYGKSMGQKALVAAAEGGWFAPGAMIVWEENAPMHAPEGFARIDTRKYGDTHVTLLQRAAS
- a CDS encoding 4a-hydroxytetrahydrobiopterin dehydratase, whose product is MTERLSIETRKTLLQPLFNTGWEMVESRDAIHKTFKFKDFADAFGWMTRVAIWAEKWNHHPEWSNVYNRVEVTLITHDVDGLSSLDAKLARKMDGLFGAGKD
- a CDS encoding FAD/NAD(P)-binding oxidoreductase; the encoded protein is MQHVVVIGAGQAGASCVAKLRNGGFEGKITLIGAEPCPPYQRPPLSKGYLLGDMTLERLFLRPEAFYADQGIALKTDCRVTAIDPETRVLATTVGQIAYDELVLATGSLPRRLPAAIGGDLVGVFTVRDLADVDAMAPRFSKGAKVLIVGGGYIGLEAAAVAAKLGLEVTLVEMADRILQRVAAPETSDYFRALHEGHGVTLREGVGLERLLGEGHVTGARLSDGTEIAADFVITGVGIEPDIALAKAAGIEIDNGIKVDAQGRTSVPGIWAAGDCTSFPYRGGRIRLESVPNAIDQAEVVAENILGAGKEYIAKPWFWSDQYDVKLQIAGLNAGYDRVVTRLGEGSASFWYYLGETLLAVDAANDPRGYMVGKRLIEAGKSPDPALVADSQTDLKALLKP